A single region of the Bacteroides luhongzhouii genome encodes:
- a CDS encoding S8 family peptidase has product MKKIYLILMAAFAVTFGACTDNGLVGDATLEGPEAPVINSPDGANVGEIMVKFKQEVTTTLDQSATRAMAGVVTRSGISSIDNVLDNIGTYKFERIFPVDNRKEDLTRESGLHLWYVIHFDKAVDIEKVAQSLSKLNEVSKIEYSHCIKRAYDPADKPTFLTADVLRKRAMTRAVASNGTFSDTYLDLQWGYINDGKILEGVEADNGDLVAQAKQGVDVGCKDAWAKCTGDPSIIVAVLDEGVMWDHADLHANMWENPRETFGARTDADNNGYNGDKYGYNFVNDMGFISYDDVNDTGHGTHVAGTIAAVNNNGIGVCGIAGGDGTPDSGVKIMSCQVFAGDAGSTLYQEAKAIKYAADNGAVVLQCSWGYNSGLSNPLNYSPGYTTDKQWLTACPLEKEALDYFIHNAGSPNGVIDGGIAVFAGGNEYAAMPGYPGAYSDYVSVAAIAADGTPSAYTNYGDAINISAPGGDSEYHRSDFGKIYSTLPPLAADRDKHDSDGEKEGYGYMEGTSMACPHVSGVIALGLSYAAQQHRHFRAEDFRDLVYKSVSAKIEDYFTEETKTFWMNYSAAGSMSQMQMERGAYIGKMGSGLISAAKLLNAIAGGAGIDMNQKVPNTFVLINSTATVNYIRFFENGESLSFTSDVADKTVATMESTDGKTFVITGLKAGSTKATVTGGGKTKEFYITVRKNSSWM; this is encoded by the coding sequence ATGAAGAAGATATATTTGATTTTAATGGCTGCATTTGCAGTAACATTTGGTGCATGTACGGACAACGGTCTTGTAGGAGATGCTACTCTCGAAGGACCGGAGGCTCCGGTTATCAATTCTCCTGATGGTGCCAATGTAGGCGAGATTATGGTGAAATTTAAACAGGAAGTAACTACTACGTTAGATCAATCTGCTACGCGGGCTATGGCTGGGGTAGTAACTCGCTCCGGTATTTCCTCAATAGACAATGTACTTGATAATATCGGTACTTATAAATTTGAAAGAATCTTTCCGGTGGATAACCGGAAAGAGGATCTTACTCGTGAATCCGGCTTACATCTTTGGTATGTGATTCATTTTGACAAAGCTGTTGACATAGAAAAGGTCGCTCAGAGTCTGTCAAAGTTGAATGAAGTGTCAAAAATAGAATATAGCCATTGCATTAAGAGAGCTTATGATCCTGCGGATAAACCTACGTTTTTGACAGCTGATGTACTTAGAAAGAGAGCAATGACACGCGCTGTTGCTTCAAATGGAACTTTTTCTGATACTTATCTGGATTTACAATGGGGCTACATTAATGATGGAAAGATTCTTGAAGGAGTGGAAGCTGATAATGGTGATCTTGTAGCTCAAGCTAAACAGGGGGTAGACGTCGGTTGCAAAGATGCATGGGCAAAATGTACTGGTGATCCATCAATTATTGTTGCTGTATTGGATGAAGGTGTAATGTGGGATCATGCTGACTTACATGCTAATATGTGGGAGAATCCGAGAGAAACATTTGGGGCACGGACTGATGCTGATAATAATGGTTATAATGGTGATAAATATGGTTATAACTTTGTGAACGATATGGGATTCATTTCCTATGATGATGTAAATGATACCGGACATGGAACACATGTAGCTGGAACAATTGCCGCAGTGAATAATAACGGTATAGGTGTTTGTGGTATCGCAGGTGGTGACGGGACTCCTGATAGCGGGGTGAAAATCATGTCATGCCAAGTGTTTGCCGGAGACGCAGGTTCTACCTTGTATCAGGAAGCGAAAGCCATTAAATATGCTGCTGATAATGGTGCGGTAGTGTTGCAGTGTAGCTGGGGATATAATTCAGGATTGTCCAATCCGTTGAATTATTCTCCCGGATATACAACTGATAAACAATGGCTAACTGCTTGTCCGCTTGAAAAGGAAGCATTGGATTATTTTATTCACAATGCAGGTTCTCCCAATGGAGTAATTGATGGTGGTATTGCTGTTTTTGCCGGTGGTAATGAGTATGCTGCGATGCCGGGATATCCGGGGGCTTATTCTGATTATGTTTCTGTAGCTGCTATAGCCGCTGATGGTACCCCTTCTGCATATACAAACTATGGAGATGCAATTAACATTTCAGCTCCTGGTGGAGATAGTGAATATCATAGAAGTGATTTTGGTAAGATCTATTCGACTTTACCTCCATTAGCAGCTGACAGAGATAAGCATGATTCGGATGGAGAAAAAGAAGGATACGGATATATGGAAGGTACTTCTATGGCCTGTCCTCATGTTTCTGGTGTTATTGCATTAGGGCTTTCGTATGCTGCTCAACAACATCGTCATTTCCGTGCAGAGGATTTTCGTGACTTAGTGTATAAATCTGTAAGTGCAAAAATAGAGGACTATTTTACTGAAGAAACAAAAACATTCTGGATGAATTACTCTGCAGCTGGTTCTATGTCGCAGATGCAGATGGAACGGGGTGCATATATTGGTAAAATGGGCTCCGGGTTAATTAGTGCTGCCAAGTTGCTGAATGCCATTGCTGGTGGTGCCGGAATTGATATGAATCAGAAAGTTCCTAATACTTTTGTCCTGATAAATAGTACAGCTACAGTAAATTATATCCGTTTCTTTGAAAATGGGGAGAGTCTTTCATTTACTAGTGATGTGGCCGATAAAACAGTAGCAACTATGGAGAGTACGGATGGTAAAACATTCGTTATAACAGGTTTGAAAGCTGGTTCAACGAAGGCAACTGTAACAGGAGGAGGAAAAACAAAGGAATTCTATATCACGGTACGCAAAAATAGTAGTTGGATGTAG
- a CDS encoding DUF4458 domain-containing protein, with protein sequence MKYTILFTKMLFISCLLMAMGISVTGCSDDDDELQSGYGYAQFRLYKSASYGNGESGKTRAGTNELEYLREAQKMKIVLINNEDGTEISQTVGLDAINDQDAEFGMRSEKMQMLAGEYTVVGFYLYKIEGQELVPVISGEPEKETVIRVVDGGLSLQDITVNAVERGSVKFTLVKDIANATRAAGDAAYLLENVKYVTIEVKDLYLTGKIIPPLKEIPVTYQEKGKEITTADGEKKTYIYSVSVSDSLLYLKAGTYKISKYTLLDRNKKTIEVNVTNIKENQFVVKDNQTTEVEVPVYMRTNSPKLKDYKALKAIWDALDGEHWSYTGISHTVGCNWNFDKDMDLWGDQPGVELDTEGRVVSLNLGSFGPEGDIPDEIGDLEKLQVLTFGTHSDQVGGYLEKSLKAYMSVEEKKAVRADYYETFLRKDLKRDWKKMGFSEPLLQVIDKVNTEQKPNLRYPVQVTNSQILNRSGISLKDVSPGRLTNGIRKISAAIGKLTNLRQFFIANGKFEGFEEGTDLSKLESLTDVEIYNCPSMKEFPKEICRLPNLELLNLANNPQLESDVLLNGLKGLADEKSATAKTVQMLYLGNNNLTEIPKEFKNLKKLGKLDCNNNKIAKVHPLGKDVNLVQLTMDYNQITEVPNDFCGYEDVESFSFAHNKITKFPNIFNAKSVYVMSSVDFSYNEITEFAGENETGDNAFKGINASTLSLAYNKLKTFPGILFKTNSQISTLALAGNGITDFPKGALDGKYTNYLQSLDLSYNKLKKLPEDFDATKMPYLYGIDLSNNHFEKVATGPLNIDHLNVYAFRNQRDEQGNRTVSDWPSGISQCPSLLAVYLGGNDFRKVEESLTGFRIVEIKDNPNIMIDVSAACNYIKAGYLLLIYDRTQAIRGCDALDLE encoded by the coding sequence ATGAAATATACAATATTATTCACAAAGATGCTTTTCATTTCATGCCTGCTTATGGCTATGGGAATATCTGTAACCGGATGTTCTGATGATGACGATGAATTGCAATCTGGCTACGGTTACGCTCAATTCAGACTATATAAGAGCGCATCGTACGGAAACGGTGAGTCAGGAAAAACTCGTGCTGGAACCAATGAATTGGAATATTTGCGTGAGGCGCAAAAAATGAAAATTGTTCTTATAAACAATGAAGATGGAACGGAGATTTCACAAACTGTAGGTTTGGATGCCATTAATGATCAAGACGCAGAATTTGGTATGCGTAGTGAGAAAATGCAAATGTTGGCAGGAGAATATACAGTTGTAGGTTTTTATCTTTATAAAATAGAAGGACAAGAATTAGTACCTGTTATTTCTGGCGAACCAGAAAAAGAAACAGTTATTCGGGTAGTTGATGGTGGATTGTCTTTACAGGATATCACAGTGAATGCAGTAGAACGCGGTAGTGTGAAATTTACTTTAGTGAAGGATATTGCTAATGCGACTCGTGCTGCTGGTGATGCTGCTTATTTGTTGGAGAATGTCAAATATGTGACGATAGAGGTCAAAGATCTGTATCTGACAGGGAAAATTATTCCTCCTTTAAAAGAGATTCCCGTTACTTATCAAGAGAAAGGGAAGGAGATTACCACGGCAGATGGTGAGAAAAAAACATATATTTACTCGGTTTCTGTAAGTGATTCTTTGCTTTATTTGAAGGCCGGGACCTACAAGATTTCAAAATACACCTTACTGGATAGAAATAAAAAAACGATAGAAGTGAATGTGACTAATATCAAGGAAAATCAGTTTGTTGTGAAAGATAATCAAACAACAGAAGTTGAAGTTCCTGTCTATATGCGGACTAATTCACCAAAGTTGAAGGATTATAAAGCTTTGAAAGCTATCTGGGATGCCTTGGATGGAGAGCACTGGAGCTATACCGGTATTTCTCACACTGTTGGGTGCAATTGGAATTTTGATAAGGATATGGATCTGTGGGGTGATCAACCGGGTGTGGAATTAGATACGGAAGGTCGTGTTGTATCTTTGAATTTAGGTTCATTCGGTCCTGAAGGAGATATCCCTGATGAAATCGGTGACTTGGAAAAATTACAGGTTCTGACATTTGGTACTCATTCGGATCAAGTAGGTGGGTATTTGGAAAAGAGTCTGAAGGCATATATGAGTGTTGAAGAGAAAAAGGCGGTTCGTGCTGATTATTATGAAACATTCTTAAGAAAGGACTTGAAGAGAGATTGGAAAAAAATGGGCTTCTCGGAACCTTTGTTACAGGTTATCGATAAAGTGAATACAGAGCAGAAACCCAACCTTAGATATCCGGTCCAGGTAACTAACAGTCAGATTCTGAATCGTTCCGGTATTTCTTTAAAAGATGTTTCTCCGGGAAGACTAACGAATGGTATTCGCAAAATATCGGCAGCAATTGGGAAATTAACTAATTTACGTCAGTTCTTTATTGCTAATGGTAAATTTGAAGGTTTTGAGGAAGGAACAGATTTATCTAAACTCGAATCTTTGACAGATGTTGAGATCTATAACTGTCCTTCAATGAAGGAGTTTCCGAAAGAGATCTGTCGATTACCGAATTTGGAACTTTTAAATCTGGCTAATAATCCTCAACTCGAATCAGATGTATTATTGAATGGATTGAAAGGATTGGCTGATGAAAAGTCTGCTACTGCAAAGACTGTTCAGATGCTCTATTTGGGTAATAACAATTTAACTGAAATTCCGAAAGAGTTTAAAAACCTGAAGAAACTCGGTAAATTGGATTGCAATAACAATAAAATTGCCAAGGTGCATCCATTGGGTAAGGATGTGAATCTGGTTCAGTTAACAATGGACTATAACCAGATAACGGAGGTTCCGAATGATTTTTGTGGATATGAGGATGTCGAATCTTTCTCGTTTGCTCACAATAAGATAACGAAATTCCCGAATATTTTCAATGCAAAATCTGTATATGTTATGTCTTCAGTAGACTTCTCATACAACGAAATTACAGAATTTGCAGGAGAAAATGAGACTGGGGATAATGCCTTTAAGGGAATCAATGCATCGACTTTATCTTTAGCTTATAATAAACTAAAGACTTTCCCCGGCATTCTATTCAAGACAAATTCGCAGATATCTACATTGGCCTTAGCAGGTAATGGTATTACAGATTTTCCCAAGGGAGCTTTAGATGGAAAGTATACTAATTATTTACAAAGTTTGGATTTAAGCTATAATAAATTAAAAAAGTTACCCGAAGATTTTGATGCGACAAAGATGCCTTATCTCTATGGTATTGATTTGAGTAATAATCATTTTGAGAAAGTTGCTACAGGTCCGTTGAATATCGATCATTTGAATGTATATGCATTTAGGAATCAACGTGATGAACAAGGTAATCGTACTGTCTCTGATTGGCCGTCAGGTATATCTCAATGCCCGAGTTTGCTTGCGGTGTATTTAGGTGGTAATGATTTCCGGAAGGTGGAAGAAAGCCTGACTGGGTTTAGAATCGTTGAAATCAAAGATAACCCGAACATAATGATCGACGTATCAGCTGCTTGTAATTATATCAAAGCTGGTTATTTATTATTGATCTATGATCGTACACAGGCTATTCGTGGTTGCGATGCTTTGGATTTAGAATGA
- a CDS encoding DUF5003 domain-containing protein, translating to MKDKIYYLKFLVLVFCLAFASCSDDDDKGQGNPVFPEVQKISCAVGETATLTFNANMNWKLSSSALWCKFVVDGGQGNSCSGEAGEQTITVSIGDDATALNKSYKAEIYLWMGGDKKVVYEITRPSTGYEVSLLDENGNPYTENNPATIAYKSSSFYIRANFDWQLTEWPDWIDADKTSGEAGEQSTNKLYINIQSGHTKNANDGFLTFMNQAGDKVATVPVKYEGIPSNAIEIIISSQWNWTFSSDGSTYSSSSGEEQEAPFTFNVIAKDDQYKVVCLINETEYTYSRVEDENIESNWFHVKKENETIELLVDNNDGIERGGAVIVFPMDVWNEVKNNFDDLVLPGGEVASKYDDYIITFKQSGIGGAEDGFTASSEYGGKLEIIDMKTVVEDPDILWGEYNTDQVYQISLEGMHLYGTVTVNMNGKFANAIVVPQNPYEGEGESVVVETEGSTIMIYQAYLMEPGGDAITIYLYSRSGETIGVLLVERPLE from the coding sequence ATGAAAGATAAAATATATTATTTAAAATTTTTGGTGTTGGTATTCTGTCTTGCCTTTGCATCATGTTCGGATGACGATGACAAGGGACAAGGTAATCCTGTATTTCCTGAAGTGCAAAAAATATCTTGTGCGGTTGGAGAAACAGCGACGCTTACCTTCAATGCAAATATGAATTGGAAATTGAGTTCGTCCGCTCTTTGGTGTAAGTTTGTCGTTGATGGCGGACAAGGTAATTCTTGTTCCGGTGAGGCCGGTGAACAGACAATAACGGTCAGCATAGGAGATGATGCTACTGCTTTGAATAAATCTTATAAAGCGGAAATCTATTTATGGATGGGCGGGGATAAAAAGGTTGTTTATGAGATTACTCGTCCATCTACCGGATATGAAGTTTCTTTATTAGATGAAAATGGTAATCCTTATACCGAAAATAATCCGGCAACTATTGCTTATAAATCTTCTTCTTTTTATATACGTGCTAATTTTGACTGGCAATTAACTGAGTGGCCTGATTGGATTGATGCTGATAAAACTTCCGGTGAAGCAGGTGAGCAAAGCACTAATAAACTTTATATAAACATACAGTCTGGACATACGAAGAATGCTAATGACGGTTTTCTTACTTTTATGAATCAGGCTGGTGATAAGGTGGCTACGGTTCCGGTGAAGTATGAAGGAATACCAAGTAATGCGATTGAGATTATAATTTCATCTCAATGGAATTGGACTTTTTCATCAGATGGATCAACTTATTCGTCATCTTCGGGAGAAGAGCAAGAGGCGCCATTTACATTTAATGTAATAGCTAAAGATGATCAATATAAAGTAGTTTGTCTCATTAATGAAACAGAATATACTTATTCTCGTGTAGAGGATGAAAATATTGAATCAAATTGGTTTCATGTGAAAAAAGAAAATGAAACAATAGAATTATTAGTCGATAATAATGATGGTATAGAAAGAGGGGGAGCTGTGATCGTATTTCCAATGGATGTTTGGAATGAAGTGAAAAATAACTTTGATGACTTGGTACTTCCTGGTGGAGAGGTTGCTTCTAAATATGATGATTATATCATAACGTTTAAGCAGAGTGGAATTGGAGGTGCTGAAGATGGATTTACGGCTAGTAGCGAATATGGCGGAAAACTAGAAATAATAGATATGAAAACGGTTGTGGAGGATCCTGATATTTTGTGGGGAGAATACAATACGGATCAGGTTTATCAAATTAGTCTGGAAGGTATGCATCTGTATGGTACTGTAACCGTAAACATGAATGGTAAATTTGCGAATGCTATTGTTGTTCCCCAAAATCCATATGAAGGTGAAGGAGAAAGTGTAGTCGTTGAGACAGAAGGAAGTACGATTATGATATACCAAGCGTATTTGATGGAACCAGGTGGTGATGCAATAACAATTTATTTATATTCTCGTTCAGGAGAGACAATAGGTGTACTTTTGGTAGAACGGCCATTGGAATAA
- a CDS encoding Fur family transcriptional regulator, whose amino-acid sequence MKPYDRLLEHNIKPSMQRIAIMEYLMGHPIHPSADDIYTALSPSMPTLSKTTVYNTLKLFSEQGAAQMLTIDEKNTNFDADTSVHSHFLCKRCGHIYDLKCPEAIKQVENLEMDGHQVSEVHYYYKGICKNCLSKDKETRID is encoded by the coding sequence ATGAAACCATACGATCGATTATTAGAGCATAATATCAAGCCTTCCATGCAACGTATCGCTATCATGGAATATTTGATGGGGCATCCGATTCATCCATCGGCTGATGATATTTACACAGCATTGTCTCCTTCAATGCCGACACTTTCAAAGACAACGGTTTATAATACTTTGAAATTGTTTTCGGAACAGGGAGCAGCGCAAATGCTTACGATTGATGAAAAGAATACAAACTTTGATGCGGATACTTCTGTACATTCCCATTTCCTTTGCAAACGTTGCGGACATATTTATGACTTAAAATGTCCGGAAGCGATTAAACAAGTGGAAAATCTGGAAATGGATGGTCATCAGGTATCGGAAGTTCATTATTATTATAAAGGTATTTGCAAGAATTGCTTAAGTAAAGATAAAGAGACACGTATTGACTAA
- a CDS encoding BACON domain-containing protein encodes MKSLLKIAFSIFAGMCIFAACDDSDDNTVSGLSIDTEEITLGAEGGTEKVNVAAGTKWVAKVDQPWVQVMPANGVGSAECTIVVDTTLSNKVRHAAITFMPEGAAAQKLEVHQTGYGKMIGVSKEEVEIPNMAALDKRVFYVSVTANVPFKIEYEEDIEGGVNTFALNATAKTWVQNDNYEQNLTAGARPRTTKVRFTWNMNTDPQKRNMKVKFLPLNEEDKEKTQTAELLVRQEASPEIKDTREGDSIALIIIREKVRSMTTWDTSEKLDYWTGVKLWEKKDPEVKAKPELLGRVRSAEFRMLATKESLPAEVAKLTYVESLTFYGNENTMLLYDLELGSSVCGLKYLKNLAINAYGISKLPDEFKNLSSLEKLDLSSNNFEEIPTMLDPENFPNLKSLSFTNMQRYSVVTNLQTDTREHLGLVINLNSSYDKNTIAFKKLLKWDKLERLSLTGNLIYGQLPDMKDVPCYTLSDVTTSALGDTLKVAWGGELGFEDTTGEEGILAKTPRVLPNTKVFAINLNFLSGTVPDWIKNHPYYSKWDPFTFIYTQEDGKIDKTGKVVGFDSDAIPANLDKYYEWYPMRRPEKVE; translated from the coding sequence ATGAAATCGTTATTAAAGATAGCTTTCAGCATTTTTGCCGGTATGTGTATATTTGCTGCTTGCGATGACTCTGATGATAATACTGTTTCCGGTTTATCAATTGACACCGAAGAAATAACTTTGGGTGCTGAAGGAGGAACTGAAAAAGTAAATGTCGCTGCAGGGACAAAATGGGTTGCTAAGGTAGATCAGCCTTGGGTACAAGTTATGCCGGCAAACGGAGTGGGGTCTGCTGAATGTACAATTGTGGTAGACACAACACTAAGCAACAAAGTGCGGCATGCTGCAATAACATTTATGCCGGAAGGTGCTGCTGCTCAGAAATTAGAGGTACACCAGACTGGTTACGGAAAAATGATTGGTGTTAGTAAAGAGGAAGTCGAAATTCCGAATATGGCGGCATTAGACAAACGTGTTTTCTATGTATCTGTTACAGCAAATGTTCCTTTCAAGATTGAGTATGAAGAAGATATAGAAGGAGGAGTGAATACATTTGCATTGAATGCTACCGCTAAGACATGGGTTCAGAATGATAACTATGAGCAAAATTTGACTGCTGGTGCCCGTCCTCGTACCACTAAGGTTCGTTTTACCTGGAATATGAATACGGATCCTCAAAAAAGAAATATGAAGGTTAAATTCCTACCATTGAACGAGGAGGACAAGGAGAAAACACAAACAGCAGAATTGTTGGTTAGACAGGAAGCTTCTCCTGAAATTAAGGATACTCGCGAGGGAGATTCAATAGCATTGATCATTATTCGTGAAAAGGTACGCAGTATGACAACTTGGGATACAAGTGAAAAGCTGGATTATTGGACAGGTGTCAAATTATGGGAGAAGAAAGATCCGGAAGTGAAAGCGAAACCGGAATTGCTTGGTCGTGTACGTTCTGCAGAATTCCGAATGCTGGCAACTAAAGAAAGTCTTCCGGCGGAAGTTGCCAAATTGACTTATGTAGAGTCATTGACTTTCTATGGCAATGAGAACACAATGTTATTATATGATTTGGAGTTAGGTTCTTCGGTATGTGGTCTGAAGTATCTGAAGAATTTGGCAATAAATGCTTACGGTATATCTAAACTGCCGGATGAATTTAAAAATCTGAGTTCGTTAGAGAAACTGGATTTGAGTAGTAATAATTTTGAGGAGATACCAACAATGTTGGATCCTGAAAATTTCCCGAACTTAAAATCATTAAGCTTTACTAATATGCAACGTTATTCTGTTGTTACCAATTTGCAAACAGATACGAGGGAGCATTTAGGATTAGTGATTAATCTAAATAGCAGCTATGATAAGAATACTATTGCATTTAAAAAATTATTAAAATGGGATAAGTTGGAGAGACTCAGTTTGACGGGTAACTTGATTTACGGACAATTGCCTGATATGAAAGATGTTCCTTGTTATACTTTGAGTGATGTTACAACATCTGCTTTGGGCGATACGTTGAAAGTTGCTTGGGGAGGAGAACTGGGCTTTGAGGACACAACAGGTGAGGAGGGTATTTTGGCAAAGACTCCAAGAGTGTTGCCTAATACTAAAGTATTTGCAATTAACCTGAATTTCTTGAGTGGAACTGTGCCTGATTGGATTAAAAACCATCCTTATTATTCAAAATGGGATCCTTTTACTTTCATTTATACTCAAGAAGATGGAAAAATAGATAAGACAGGAAAGGTTGTCGGATTTGATTCGGATGCTATTCCTGCGAATCTGGATAAATATTATGAGTGGTATCCTATGCGTAGACCGGAAAAAGTAGAATAA
- a CDS encoding NADH peroxidase → MKKFRCTVCGYVHEGDAAPEKCPLCKAPASKFVEVVEVEGGALSFADEHVIGVAKGCDEEMIKDLNNHFMGECTEVGMYLAMSRQADREGYPEVAEAFKRYAWEEAEHAAKFAELLGDCVWDTKTNLQKRKDAEQGACEDKKRIATRAKALNLDAIHDTVHEMCKDEARHGKGFEGLYNRYFGDKK, encoded by the coding sequence ATGAAGAAATTTAGATGTACTGTATGCGGTTACGTCCATGAAGGTGACGCAGCTCCTGAGAAATGTCCATTGTGTAAAGCTCCTGCCAGCAAATTCGTAGAAGTTGTTGAAGTAGAAGGTGGCGCATTGTCTTTTGCTGACGAACACGTTATCGGTGTTGCAAAAGGTTGTGACGAAGAAATGATTAAGGACCTGAACAATCACTTCATGGGAGAATGTACTGAAGTTGGTATGTATTTGGCCATGAGCCGTCAGGCAGACCGCGAAGGTTATCCTGAAGTAGCTGAAGCGTTCAAACGTTACGCTTGGGAAGAAGCTGAACATGCAGCTAAGTTTGCAGAACTGTTGGGTGACTGCGTATGGGATACTAAAACTAACCTGCAGAAACGTAAAGACGCTGAACAAGGTGCATGCGAAGACAAAAAACGTATCGCAACCCGTGCTAAAGCTTTGAACTTGGATGCTATCCATGACACTGTACACGAAATGTGCAAAGACGAAGCTCGTCACGGTAAAGGTTTTGAAGGATTATACAACCGTTATTTCGGTGATAAGAAATAA
- a CDS encoding lipocalin family protein, which translates to MKTLFRMMALFTLLFCMSSCGDDDEITIESMEVNYANIAGTWRLTEWNGEKIDEPRYSYITFSRKAEDGKRAFMMYTNLNSAVSERVSGAFDLAINDDSKDIISGTYDYTLSTDDEWEHVYVITGLDDKSMTWIAEDDVEEVRIYTRCSEVPADIVAGTRALFQ; encoded by the coding sequence ATGAAAACTCTTTTCAGAATGATGGCGCTTTTTACACTTCTATTTTGCATGTCCTCTTGTGGGGATGATGATGAAATAACTATTGAATCAATGGAAGTGAATTATGCTAATATAGCAGGAACATGGCGTCTTACCGAATGGAATGGTGAGAAAATAGATGAACCACGTTATTCGTATATTACGTTTAGTCGTAAAGCGGAAGATGGAAAACGTGCGTTCATGATGTATACCAATTTAAACAGTGCTGTGTCAGAACGCGTCAGTGGTGCTTTCGATTTAGCTATTAATGATGATTCAAAAGATATTATCAGTGGAACATACGATTATACCTTGAGCACGGATGATGAGTGGGAACATGTATATGTGATTACTGGATTGGATGATAAATCGATGACTTGGATTGCTGAAGATGATGTTGAAGAAGTACGTATCTACACTCGTTGTAGTGAGGTGCCGGCTGATATTGTAGCTGGAACTCGGGCTTTATTTCAATAA
- a CDS encoding DUF1573 domain-containing protein produces MEAVMWIYSLMLLTIPVSVTAQGRLASRAEIDSIMNPPLLDGKGALCFETTTINIGRLSEDDKPVSYRFYFRNTSKETIVLTRVSTSCGCTTASFTKKPVKPGEKGIIELTFNPFEQVGKLNKRAFLYTNLSERYPTEKITLSGEVTPTSNEWREYPYLMGNVLRLRQSTVAFNELPRNATRVERLVCVNSSRTSLHLSAMIIPRYAMFRTEPEIIEPGKEADIVITIDSRLLPPVVKNEFTFPVIIKGIDSKPSERTIYVKVSLQNE; encoded by the coding sequence ATGGAAGCAGTAATGTGGATATATAGCTTGATGCTACTAACAATCCCTGTGTCAGTGACGGCACAGGGGAGGTTAGCATCCCGTGCAGAAATAGATTCGATAATGAACCCGCCTTTATTAGATGGGAAAGGCGCTTTATGCTTTGAGACGACAACAATTAATATTGGACGTTTGTCTGAAGATGATAAGCCTGTCAGTTACCGTTTTTATTTCCGTAATACAAGTAAAGAAACGATTGTATTGACAAGAGTTTCCACTTCATGTGGATGCACAACGGCTTCATTTACTAAAAAGCCTGTAAAACCGGGAGAAAAAGGAATAATAGAATTGACCTTTAATCCGTTCGAACAGGTTGGAAAATTGAATAAAAGAGCATTTCTTTACACCAATCTTTCAGAAAGATATCCTACAGAGAAAATCACATTGTCTGGGGAGGTAACTCCTACCTCTAATGAGTGGAGGGAATATCCTTATTTAATGGGAAATGTATTGAGATTGAGGCAATCGACTGTTGCTTTTAATGAACTACCACGCAACGCTACCCGTGTTGAGCGTTTAGTTTGTGTTAATAGTAGTCGGACTTCTTTGCACCTTTCAGCTATGATTATTCCTCGATATGCAATGTTTCGTACGGAACCAGAAATAATTGAACCGGGTAAAGAGGCTGATATTGTCATTACAATAGATAGCAGGCTACTACCTCCTGTGGTGAAAAATGAATTTACATTTCCTGTTATTATAAAAGGTATTGATTCTAAACCTTCGGAACGTACTATTTATGTGAAGGTCTCCTTACAAAATGAATGA